A part of Melittangium boletus DSM 14713 genomic DNA contains:
- the lepB gene encoding signal peptidase I has translation MSVTATPPAGLEATLAARRTPEQLKASRALLWRDRLTSLWTPLIVLLVAYVPYLPLIEFVPSAASWAQPVMQYLALLLLVAFLGLIAWRLAVPRERILRGLRHDARELMEEIVRIHKRVPGKISAEASVRLAEQTMQVEDAFAAADAGRIEKETKALDTLATQLLGVYRKQDAWDLFSGFGKALAIAFIVRIFIIEPYKIPSGSMFPTLEIGDQVFINKFLYGVRLPLTNYVPFQIIRAPARGDVIVFNNPMQTDLDFIKRVIGVPGDTVEIIDGEVRINGEPQPRTLVKDDLVVYNKHDNIGWYPEHRRLYEEHLSGKVHAVLQDAPSARAEHEGPYVVPPGHVFVMGDNRENSSDSRYGLGTGAGVAFVPYGHIKGKAMVIWLSLGYGGWFSGLFDGTGLRTDRLFLPVR, from the coding sequence ATGTCCGTGACCGCCACCCCGCCCGCGGGCCTCGAGGCCACGCTCGCCGCTCGCAGGACTCCGGAGCAGCTCAAGGCCAGCCGCGCGCTGCTGTGGCGCGATCGGCTCACCAGCCTGTGGACGCCGTTGATCGTCCTGCTGGTGGCCTATGTGCCCTACCTGCCGCTCATCGAGTTCGTGCCCTCCGCGGCCTCGTGGGCCCAGCCCGTCATGCAGTACCTGGCGCTGCTGCTGCTCGTGGCCTTCCTGGGCCTCATCGCCTGGCGCCTGGCGGTGCCCCGGGAGCGGATCCTCCGGGGCCTGCGCCATGACGCGCGCGAGCTGATGGAGGAGATCGTCCGCATCCACAAGCGGGTGCCGGGGAAGATCTCCGCCGAGGCGTCCGTGCGGCTCGCCGAGCAGACGATGCAGGTGGAGGATGCCTTCGCCGCCGCGGACGCGGGGCGGATCGAGAAGGAGACCAAGGCGCTCGATACCCTGGCCACCCAACTGCTCGGGGTCTACCGCAAGCAGGACGCGTGGGATCTGTTCTCCGGTTTCGGCAAGGCGCTCGCGATCGCGTTCATCGTGCGCATCTTCATCATCGAGCCGTACAAGATTCCCTCCGGCTCCATGTTCCCCACGCTGGAGATCGGCGATCAGGTCTTCATCAACAAGTTCCTCTACGGCGTGCGGCTGCCGCTGACGAACTACGTGCCGTTCCAGATCATCCGGGCGCCCGCGCGCGGAGACGTCATCGTCTTCAACAACCCGATGCAGACGGACCTGGACTTCATCAAGCGGGTGATCGGCGTGCCCGGCGACACGGTGGAGATCATCGATGGCGAGGTGCGCATCAACGGCGAGCCGCAGCCGCGCACGTTGGTGAAGGACGACCTGGTCGTCTACAACAAGCACGACAACATCGGCTGGTACCCGGAGCATCGGCGGCTCTACGAGGAGCACCTGTCCGGCAAGGTGCACGCCGTGTTGCAGGACGCGCCCAGCGCCCGTGCCGAGCACGAGGGCCCCTATGTCGTGCCCCCGGGGCACGTGTTCGTCATGGGCGACAACCGCGAGAACAGCTCCGACAGCCGCTACGGCCTGGGCACGGGCGCGGGCGTGGCGTTCGTGCCCTACGGCCACATCAAGGGCAAGGCCATGGTCATCTGGCTGTCGCTCGGCTACGGAGGCTGGTTCAGCGGCTTGTTCGATGGAACCGGGTTGCGCACGGATCGCCTCTTCCTGCCGGTGCGTTGA
- a CDS encoding dihydroorotase produces MSSRTTLLRRGRVIDPRHGVDGVRDVLVRDGLVAEVSETPLNVPDAQVVDAEGRWVLPGFIDLHVHLREPGEEGKETILTGCRSAVAGGFTAVVAMPNTKPVNDSVLVTEYVKAKAREADLCRVYVAGAITKGLQGEEMAEMGALVAAGCVCITDDGRPVMNAGLMRRALQYATQFDLPVMVHEEDLTLSGKGVMHEGHTSTRLGLIGIPPSAEVAMVARDLVLLEETRGRLHVAHVSCEGSVRLLREAKRRGLRVTAEATPHHFTLEDEAVGDYDTHARMNPPLRTRRDVEAVREALADGTIDAIATDHAPHGVLEKQVEFDKAWNGVVGLETALGLTLGAVREGALGLSRAVALLTDGPARAFGLPGGHLAVGAPADITVVEPDVEWTVDATRFFSRSRNTPFHGRRLTGRVAQTWVGGRLVFENGQMKESR; encoded by the coding sequence GTGAGTTCCAGGACAACGCTCTTGCGCCGGGGTCGCGTCATCGATCCGCGCCACGGAGTGGACGGGGTGCGCGACGTGCTCGTGCGCGACGGCCTCGTGGCCGAGGTGTCCGAGACGCCCTTGAACGTGCCGGACGCCCAGGTGGTGGACGCGGAGGGCAGGTGGGTGCTGCCGGGCTTCATCGACCTGCACGTGCACCTGCGCGAGCCGGGCGAGGAGGGCAAGGAGACGATCCTCACCGGGTGCCGTTCGGCGGTGGCGGGGGGCTTCACGGCGGTGGTGGCCATGCCCAACACCAAGCCCGTCAACGACAGCGTGCTCGTCACCGAGTACGTGAAGGCCAAGGCGCGCGAGGCGGACCTGTGCCGGGTGTACGTGGCGGGCGCCATCACCAAGGGGCTGCAGGGCGAGGAGATGGCGGAGATGGGCGCGCTCGTGGCCGCGGGCTGCGTGTGCATCACCGACGATGGCCGTCCGGTGATGAACGCGGGGCTCATGCGCCGCGCGCTCCAGTACGCCACCCAGTTCGACCTGCCCGTCATGGTCCACGAGGAGGACCTGACGCTCTCGGGCAAGGGCGTCATGCACGAGGGCCACACCTCCACGCGCCTGGGCCTCATCGGCATTCCGCCCTCCGCCGAGGTGGCCATGGTGGCGCGAGACCTCGTCCTCCTGGAGGAGACGCGGGGGCGGCTGCACGTGGCCCACGTGTCGTGCGAGGGCAGCGTGCGCCTGCTGCGCGAGGCCAAGCGCCGGGGCCTGCGCGTCACCGCCGAGGCCACGCCGCACCACTTCACGCTCGAGGACGAGGCGGTGGGGGACTACGACACCCACGCGCGGATGAATCCGCCCCTGCGCACCCGGCGGGACGTGGAGGCCGTGCGCGAGGCGCTCGCGGATGGAACGATTGACGCCATCGCCACCGACCACGCGCCCCACGGCGTGCTGGAGAAGCAGGTGGAGTTCGACAAGGCGTGGAATGGCGTGGTGGGACTGGAGACCGCCCTGGGGCTCACCCTGGGCGCGGTGCGCGAGGGCGCGCTCGGCCTCTCCCGGGCCGTGGCGTTGCTCACGGACGGGCCCGCGAGGGCCTTCGGGCTGCCGGGCGGTCATCTGGCCGTCGGAGCTCCAGCGGACATCACGGTGGTGGAGCCGGACGTGGAGTGGACGGTGGACGCGACGCGGTTCTTCTCGCGCAGCCGCAACACCCCCTTCCATGGCCGGCGTCTGACGGGTCGCGTCGCCCAGACATGGGTCGGCGGCCGGCTCGTCTTCGAGAACGGGCAGATGAAGGAGTCCAGGTGA
- a CDS encoding aspartate carbamoyltransferase catalytic subunit codes for MKHLLGIEGLGRADIESLLGRAEAHLHGGPDASHLLRGKVVANLFFEDSTRTRTSFEMAAHALGAEVLNWTTAGSSVSKGETLLDTVRNIEATGPVALVIRHRSSGAPHLAARHVRCAVINAGDGTHEHPSQALLDAFTLRRRWGGLDGRTVLIIGDILHSRVARSNLHCLKALGARVVLCGPPTLLPSGLESLGAEVTWRLDDVLPQADAVMCLRVQSERQSESFFPSSREFSRLFGLNAARAERLKPGALVLHPGPMNRGVEIAPSVADGPHSVILEQVAHGVAVRRAILEEVCR; via the coding sequence ATGAAACACCTGTTGGGAATCGAAGGGCTCGGGCGCGCGGACATCGAGTCGCTGCTCGGCCGGGCGGAGGCCCACCTGCACGGTGGCCCCGATGCTTCCCACCTGCTGCGCGGCAAGGTGGTGGCCAACCTCTTCTTCGAGGACTCCACCCGTACCCGCACCTCCTTCGAGATGGCGGCCCACGCGCTGGGCGCCGAGGTGCTCAACTGGACGACGGCGGGCTCCTCGGTGTCCAAGGGTGAAACGCTCCTGGACACCGTGCGCAACATCGAGGCCACCGGGCCCGTGGCGCTCGTCATCCGCCACCGCTCCTCGGGTGCGCCCCACCTGGCGGCCAGGCACGTGCGCTGCGCCGTCATCAACGCGGGCGATGGCACCCACGAACATCCCTCCCAGGCCTTGCTGGATGCCTTCACGCTGCGCCGGCGCTGGGGCGGCCTGGACGGGCGCACGGTGCTCATCATCGGCGACATCCTCCACAGCCGCGTGGCGCGCTCCAACCTGCACTGTCTCAAGGCGCTCGGTGCCCGGGTGGTGTTGTGCGGCCCGCCCACGCTCCTGCCCTCGGGGCTCGAGTCCCTGGGCGCCGAGGTGACGTGGCGCCTGGACGACGTGCTGCCCCAGGCGGACGCCGTCATGTGCCTGCGCGTGCAATCCGAGCGGCAGAGCGAGAGCTTCTTCCCCTCGTCGCGCGAGTTCTCCCGCCTGTTCGGGCTCAACGCCGCCCGCGCCGAGCGGCTCAAGCCGGGGGCGCTCGTGCTGCACCCCGGCCCCATGAATCGCGGGGTGGAGATCGCCCCCTCCGTGGCCGATGGCCCCCACAGCGTCATCCTGGAGCAGGTGGCGCACGGGGTGGCCGTCCGCCGCGCCATCCTCGAGGAGGTATGCCGGTGA
- the carA gene encoding glutamine-hydrolyzing carbamoyl-phosphate synthase small subunit — protein sequence MNRAVLALADGTTFEGRALGASGETVGEVVFNTSMTGYQEILTDPSYVGQIVTMAYPEMGNVGANPGDEESQKPHAVGMVVRNASAQQSNWRAQETLDAYLKRHGITGIEGIDTRRLVRHLRTHGAQMGVISTEGHSAAALVERARNARGMEGLDLATGVSTQTPYLFTTPSPDLLGGTVREAPAHRFDVVAYDYGLKRSMLHFLVDVGCRVKVVPAGTTAEAVLAEKPHGVFLANGPGDPAAVTGADKVVASLLGKVPVFGICLGHQILALALGGRTYKMKFGHRGANQPVKDLLTGKVEITSQNHGFAVDDASVKGRAVVSHLNLNDGTVEGLHVPDARAFSVQYHPEASPGPHDARYLFTRFAKLMAGE from the coding sequence ATGAATCGGGCCGTGCTGGCATTGGCGGATGGCACCACCTTCGAGGGTCGCGCCCTGGGCGCGTCCGGCGAAACGGTCGGTGAAGTGGTCTTCAACACGTCGATGACCGGCTATCAGGAGATCCTCACGGATCCCTCCTATGTCGGGCAGATCGTCACCATGGCGTACCCGGAGATGGGCAACGTGGGCGCCAACCCCGGGGACGAGGAATCCCAGAAGCCCCACGCGGTGGGCATGGTGGTGCGCAACGCCTCGGCGCAGCAGTCCAACTGGCGCGCCCAGGAAACGCTCGACGCCTACCTCAAGCGCCACGGCATCACCGGCATCGAGGGCATCGACACCCGCCGCCTCGTGCGCCACCTGCGCACCCACGGCGCCCAGATGGGCGTCATCTCCACGGAAGGCCACTCGGCCGCCGCGCTGGTGGAGCGCGCGAGGAACGCCCGGGGCATGGAGGGGTTGGATCTGGCCACCGGGGTGTCCACCCAGACGCCCTACCTCTTCACCACGCCGTCCCCGGATCTGCTCGGAGGCACGGTGCGCGAGGCGCCCGCCCACCGCTTCGACGTGGTGGCCTACGACTACGGCCTCAAGCGCTCCATGCTCCACTTCCTCGTGGACGTGGGCTGCCGGGTGAAGGTGGTCCCCGCGGGCACCACCGCCGAGGCCGTCCTCGCCGAGAAGCCCCACGGCGTGTTCCTCGCCAACGGCCCGGGAGACCCCGCCGCCGTGACCGGCGCGGACAAGGTGGTGGCCAGCCTGCTCGGCAAGGTGCCCGTGTTCGGCATCTGCCTGGGGCACCAGATCCTCGCGCTGGCCCTGGGCGGCCGCACCTACAAGATGAAGTTCGGGCACCGAGGGGCCAACCAGCCCGTGAAGGATCTGCTCACCGGCAAGGTGGAGATCACCTCCCAGAACCATGGCTTCGCCGTGGACGACGCCAGCGTGAAGGGCAGGGCGGTGGTGAGCCACCTCAACCTGAATGACGGTACCGTCGAGGGCCTGCACGTGCCCGATGCCCGCGCCTTCAGTGTCCAATACCACCCTGAAGCCTCGCCCGGGCCCCATGACGCCCGCTACCTCTTCACCCGTTTCGCGAAGCTGATGGCCGGAGAGTAG